A genome region from Eurosta solidaginis isolate ZX-2024a chromosome 2, ASM4086904v1, whole genome shotgun sequence includes the following:
- the LOC137239313 gene encoding putative nuclease HARBI1, with protein sequence MDRFDYEELQDMNDAEDHSVARRIIVRRSKTIRERTVFSNSDEKDFRDRFRLTKEVAWAVLAKIKDKLEHKTKWNSALTAETMLLVTLRFYATGSFLQTVGDLCGVSTTTTSRVVTVVSHNLALLAKEIICFPSDEELRSIQKQFYMIAKFPRVIAAMDCTHIKISSPGGDEAELYRNRKGWFSFNVQTLCDSTLKILDIVARWPGSAHDATIFQNSRICARLENGEFQNGIVVADSGYQNTNWVLTPLSQCNSPEENLYNESLVRTRNCVERSYGVWKRRFPVLSLGLRINIAKVESIVLATAVLHNICCLNRDWEPPPLSPGVEDIIRSSLEFPAYNHLPSISRNNHMRLTLIDQHFSNLL encoded by the exons ATGGACCGTTTTGACTATGAGGAATTGCAGGATATGAACGATGCAGAAGATCATAGTGTTGCTAGAAGAATAATTGTCCGTAGGAGCAAAACTATTCGCGAAAGAACTGTGTTCTCAAACAGTGATGAGAAGGATTTTCGTGATCGGTTTAGATTGACTAAAGAAGTAGCTTGGGCTGTATTAGCTAAAATTAAGGATAAACTGGAACACAAAACGAAATG GAATAGTGCCTTAACCGCTGAAACAATGCTGCTAGTTACTCTTCGCTTTTATGCAACTGGAAGTTTTCTGCAAACAGTAGGCGATCTATGTGGAGTATCTACAACAACAACTTCGCGCGTAGTTACAGTTGTCTCCCACAACTTAGCGCTACTTGCCAAAGAAATCATCTGTTTTCCCTCTGATGAAGAACTTCGAAGTATTCAAAAGCAGTTTTATATGATAGCTAAATTCCCCCGGGTTATAGCTGCTATGGACTGTACTCATATAAAAATTAGTTCACCTG GAGGAGATGAGGCTGAACTTTATCGGAATCGAAAAGGGTGGTTTTCTTTCAATGTTCAAACCCTTTGTGATAGCACTCTCAAGATATTGGATATTGTAGCGCGGTGGCCAGGATCCGCACATGATgcaaccatttttcaaaattctcGTATATGCGCACGTCTTGAAAATGGGGAGTTCCAAAATGGAATCGTTGTAGCTGATAGCGGTTATCAAAATACAAATTGGGTATTAACACCTTTGTCACAATGCAATAGTCCAGAAGAAAATCTTTATAACGAGTCCTTAGTTAGAACAAGAAACTGCGTTGAGCGTTCGTATGGCGTATGGAAACGTAGATTTCCAGTACTATCACTAGGGTTGCGAATAAATATAGCAAAAGTTGAGAGTATTGTTCTCGCCACTGCAGTTTTGCACAATATTTGCTGTTTGAATAGAGATTGGGAGCCTCCACCTTTGTCGCCAGGCGTTGAAGACATAATAAGAAGCAGCCTAGAATTTCCAGCTTACAATCATTTACCAAGCATTAGCCGCAATAATCATATGAGACTTACTTTAATTGATCAGCATTTTTCGAACTTATTGTAA